The proteins below come from a single Odontesthes bonariensis isolate fOdoBon6 chromosome 18, fOdoBon6.hap1, whole genome shotgun sequence genomic window:
- the setdb1a gene encoding histone-lysine N-methyltransferase SETDB1-A — MELDELETRTLELQESRRRIENKRKTGSEEERDDDETMSESPCDSVHSMHETPNKATKWENGCDSLNLIKEAVVVLTRLPEYKISALRPPTPPQFYSEDESLSSSDSDMPWESEEDSSDSDFSVLNKSSKSTTRTPAVPTTSNNCNVFAHCSHETSKIRPDLPEEDIKLDMMVLARRRPMRWQRGKIVEIVTKEDGRLKYKVSFEEKGKCLVSGHHIAFDTRPKVEQLYVGARVVVRCQNNKFRFRPGLLGELPSRKNQFRFLVFMDDHTPVYVGLPLFHLICRPLDEVLDDIPDGPHKCFMKQYLKDWPYPRLNKYRQGLTFNVELNGVQQRCGVLAIDCSLIQIVFQETQRREWIFRGSMRLEHIARFLELKEREEAKDDSDSD; from the exons ATGGAATTGGATGAGTTGGAGACGAGAACGCTGGAGCTTCAGGAGTCCAGAAGAAGGATAGAAAACAAGAGAAAGACAGGTTCTGAAGAAGAAAGAGATGATGATG aaactATGTCTGAATCTCCGTGTGACTCTGTTCACTCCATGCACGAAACTCCCAATAAGGCGACCAAGTGGGAAAATGGCTGTGACTCTCTCAATCTAATAAAAGAAGCAGTCGTGGTTTTGACCCGACTGCCTGAATATAAGATTAGTGCTCTGCGACCACCAACACCTCCGCAGTTCTACAGTGAAGATGAATCCCTCAGCAGCTCGGATTCTGATATGCCGTGGGAATCGGAAGAGGATTCGAGTGATTCCGACTTTTCAGTCTTAAACAAAAGTTCAAAATCCACAACAAGAACGCCTGCGGTACCTACAACCAGTAACAACTGCAACG TTTTTGCCCACTGCTCCCATGAAACCTCGAAGATCCGCCCTGACTTACCAGAGGAAGACATCAAACTGGACATGATGGTCCTGGCCAGGAGGAGACCTATGAGATGGCAACGAGGAAAAATCGTGGAAATTGTTACAAAGG agGACGGACGGTTAAAGTACAAGGTTAGCTTTGAAGAAAAGGGGAAGTGTCTCGTATCTGGACACCACATCGCCTTTGATACGAGACCGAAGGTGGAGCAGCTGTATGTCGGTGCCCGTGTGGTGGTCCGGTGTCAAAATAACAAGTTTCGTTTTCGGCCTGGTCTTTTGGGCGAGCTCCCCAGCAGAAAAAATCAGTTCAG gttCTTGGTGTTCATGGATGATCATACGCCGGTCTATGTTGGTTTACCCTTATTTCACCTGATTTGCAGACCGT tggaTGAAGTTTTAGACGACATTCCAGATGGCCCTCACAAATGTTTTATGAAACAGTACTTGAAGGATTGGCCATATCCTCGTTTAAACAAGTACAGGCAAGGACTAACTTTCAATGTAGAATTAAATGGAGTCCAGCAGAGGTGTGGGGTGTTGGCGATCGACTGCAGCTTGATACAGATTGTTTTTCAG GAAACTCAACGGAGAGAGTGGATCTTCAGAGGCTCCATGCGACTGGAACATATTGCTAGATTTTTGGAACTGAAAGAGAGGGAAGAGGCCAAGGATGACTCTGACTCCGATTAA
- the LOC142368041 gene encoding histone-lysine N-methyltransferase SETDB1-B-like, with protein sequence MEGDEMEMSKEDLQRWIRDQVENTWRISPGLLEKYDLLQSLLEKREKQTADLLKLCQSVVAFEEIVKELYSLLGWDYRDSDSDDESTGCGLPTSNGVAPMLPKPNSKGNLETKEEQKSLPILKRNAVVVLTRLSKSKIISALRPRLPPSNSSEDNNSSSFDSDVQWEPIDDSSDSDFCDFNTGSNKRRKIQRRDEKWKRSSRTSQRRNDFTAKVNEIKPSAPQASPKTNAKSNRTEEAASDATKITPKANTEDQAQSKAVTVSKPSANTDASHLTPGSYYAEMTKTAASVPLGKVSVNMQVLARKKELNWQQGKITEIVTKDDGRLKYKVIFKEKGKSLVSGHHIAFDSMPTVSQLFVGARVVVKSKAEEPEFMPGIMAEVPSRKNRMRFLVFSDDRTPVYVGLPLLHLVCRPLADPLGDISNEVHRNYVREYLNRWPFPPQTQYKVGQILNAEYNGIQEKCEVLAVDCSLIHICFSRDQHKEWVYRGSIRLEHMINMRKLVESQKNEGVKNEPKVKVSSESAS encoded by the exons ATGGAAGGGGATGAAATGGAAATGAGCAAAGAGGATTTACAGAGGTGGATCAGAGACCAGGTAGAAAACACCTGGCGGATCTCCCCGGGCTTGCTAGAGAAATATGATCTGCTGCAGTCTCTTctggaaaaaagggaaaaacagaCTGCTGACCTCTTGAAACTCTGCCA ATCTGTGGTAGCATTTGAGGAAATCGTGAAGGAACTGTACTCTTTACTGGGTTGGGATTACAGAGACTCGGATTCTGACGATGAATCCACAGGCTGTG GACTGCCGACTTCTAATGGTGTCGCTCCCATGTTACCGAAGCCAAACAGCAAAGGGAATCTGGAGacaaaagaagaacaaaaaagcCTTCCCATTTTAAAGAGGAATGCAGTGGTGGTCCTTACTAGACTTAGTAAATCTAAGATCATCAGCGCTCTACGTCCCCGACTGCCTCCGAGTAACAGCAGTGAAGATAACAACTCAAGCAGCTTTGATTCTGATGTGCAATGGGAACCAATAGATGATTCAAGTGATTCTGACTTCTGTGATTTTAACACCGGctcaaacaaaagaagaaaaatccaGCGAAGGGATGAAAAATGGAAGAGGAGCTCCCGAACTTCCCAAAGAAGGAATGACTTTACTGCTAAGGTCAATGAAATAAAGCCATCAGCACCACAAGCAAGTCCAAAAACTAATGCTAAAAGCAACAGAACAGAAGAAGCAGCATCCGACGCAACAAAGATAACACCCAAAGCCAACACAGAAGACCAAGCTCAGAGCAAAGCAGTGACCGTCTCCAAGCCATCTGCAAACACGGACG CGTCGCACCTAACTCCTGGGAGCTACTACGCTGAAATGACCAAGACCGCTGCAAGCGTTCCACTAGGGAAGGTCAGCGTGAACATGCAAGTCCTGGCAAGAAAGAAGGAGTTGAACTGGCAACAAGGGAAAATTACAGAAATTGTAACAAAGG ATGACGGTAGGCTGAAATACAAGGTGATTTTTAAGGAGAAGGGGAAGAGCCTGGTGTCTGGTCACCACATTGCCTTTGACAGCATGCCAACCGTGAGCCAGCTGTTTGTGGGTGCTCGTGTTGTGGTCAAGAGCAAAGCTGAAGAGCCAGAGTTCATGCCTGGTATCATGGCAGAGGTCCCCAGCAGAAAAAACCGCATGAG attCCTCGTGTTTTCTGACGATCGCACACCTGTCTATGTTGGCTTACCTTTACTTCACCTGGTGTGCAGACCAT TGGCAGACCCTTTGGGTGACATTTCTAATGAGGTTCACAGGAATTACGTAAGGGAGTATTTGAACCGCTGGCCTTTCCCGCCCCAGACCCAGTACAAGGTTGGACAGATTCTGAATGCAGAATATAATGGTATCCAGGAGAAGTGTGAGGTTCTGGCAGTTGACTGCAGCTTGATCCATATCTGTTtttca CGTGACCAACATAAGGAGTGGGTCTACCGAGGCTCCATACGCTTGGAACACATGATTAATATGAGGAAGCTAGTGGAGTCACAAAAGAATGAAGGAGTGAAGAATGAACCGAAAGTCAAAG tATCATCAGAATCGGCAAGTTGA
- the clk2a gene encoding dual specificity protein kinase CLK2 isoform X1, whose product MPHTRRYSSSERNSRSSYHDRYRDRGRRHRHRRSPTNSSSTDRERDRDRRGRGHRQEGSYARSRSRSYDNRSPEHRPFDRRYCEGYRRLDQSRDRDREPHGAAESYYPRDFSPNMYDYRRGREREREREESYRRKGSRRKHKRRRRRTRSYSPSSSRSDSRTRALSVRDDEEGHLICRSGDVLQERYEIVNTLGEGTFGRVMQCIDHRRGGSRVALKIIKNVEKYKEAARLEINVLEKINEKDPDNKFLCVQMYDWFDYHGHMCISFELLALSTFDFLKENNYLPYSIGQVRHMAYQICLAVKFLHDNKLTHTDLKPENILFVNSDFTMSFNVEKKREERTVKSTAVRVVDFGSATFDHEHHSTIVSTRHYRAPEVILELGWSHPCDVWSIGCILFEYYLGFTLFQTHDNREHLAMMERILGPVPSRMIRKTRKQKYFYRGRLDWDESSSAGKYVRENCKPLRRYVLSEAEEHHQLFDLIESMLEYEPSKRLALADSLKHPFFENGGTSEAAGSKMWEGNRDISR is encoded by the exons ATGCCTCACACTAGACGGTACTCGTCTTCGGAAAGAAACAGCCGAAGCAGCTACCATGACCGTTACAGAGACAGAGGTAGACGACATCGGCACAGAAGATCACCTACGAACTCCTCCAGTActgacagagaaagagaccgGGACAGAAGGGGACGGGGGCACAGACAGGAAGGAAGCTATGCACGCTCAAGGAG TCGCAGCTATGACAATCGCTCACCGGAACATAGACCATTTGATCGAAGGTACTGCGAGGGATACAGACGGTTGGATCAGAGTCGAGATCGGGACAGGGAGCCACATggagcagctgaaagctattatCCACGGGACTTCTCACCAAATATGTACGACTACCGACGCGGCCGGGAGAGAGAACGTGAACGGGAAGAGTCTTACCGGCGGAAGGGCAGCAGGCGTAAGCACAAACGAAGGCGGCGTAGAACCAGGTCCTATAGCCCATCCTCCTCG CGGAGCGACAGCCGGACGCGGGCACTGAGTGTGAGGGACGACGAGGAAGGGCACCTGATCTGTCGGAGTGGGGACGTCCTGCAAGAGAGAT atGAGATTGTCAATACTCTGGGAGAAGGCACCTTTGGGAGGGTGATGCAGTGCATTGACCATCGCAG GGGAGGATCCCGCGTTGCTCTGAAAATTATCAAGAATGTGGAGAAATACAAGGAAGCGGCTCGACTGGAGATCAATGTATTGGAGAAGATAAATGAAAAAGACCCTGATAACAAATT CTTGTGCGTACAGATGTATGACTGGTTTGACTACCACGGTCATATGTGCATCTCTTTTGAGCTGCTAGCTCTGAGCACCTTTGACTTTCTGAAGGAAAACAACTACCTGCCCTACTCAATTGGTCAGGTCAGACACATGGCCTACCAAATCTGTCTCGCTGTGAAGT TTCTCCACGACAACAAGCTGACACACACCGACCTAAAACcagagaacatcctgtttgTCAACTCGGACTTCACAATGTCCTTCAATGTAGAGAAG AAACGAGAAGAGCGGACTGTTAAGAGCACAGCAGTGCGAGTGGTGGACTTTGGCAGCGCCACTTTTGACCACGAGCACCACAGCACCATAGTATCTACACGGCATTACCGCGCCCCTGAGGTGATACTAG aGCTGGGCTGGAGTCATCCCTGTGATGTGTGGAGTATTGGCTGTATCCTCTTTGAGTACTACTTGGGCTTCACCTTGTTTCAG ACTCATGACAACAGGGAGCATTTGGCCATGATGGAAAGAATCCTGGGACCAGTACCCTCAAGGATGATCCGTAAGACCAG GAAACAGAAGTATTTCTATCGTGGCCGTCTGGATTGGGATGAGAGCTCCTCAGCGGGAAAATATGTCAGAGAAAACTGCAAACCCTTACGG CGGTATGTCCTGTCAGAGGCGGAGGAGCACCACCAATTATTTGACCTCATCGAAAGCATGTTGGAATACGAGCCCTCTAAGAGGTTGGCGCTGGCTGACTCTTTAAAACACCCATTCTTCGAGAACGGGGGCACTAGTGAGGCAGCAGGCAGCAAGATGTGGGAGGGTAACCGGGACATCAGCCGGTGA
- the clk2a gene encoding dual specificity protein kinase CLK2 isoform X2 encodes MQCIDHRRGGSRVALKIIKNVEKYKEAARLEINVLEKINEKDPDNKFLCVQMYDWFDYHGHMCISFELLALSTFDFLKENNYLPYSIGQVRHMAYQICLAVKFLHDNKLTHTDLKPENILFVNSDFTMSFNVEKKREERTVKSTAVRVVDFGSATFDHEHHSTIVSTRHYRAPEVILELGWSHPCDVWSIGCILFEYYLGFTLFQTHDNREHLAMMERILGPVPSRMIRKTRKQKYFYRGRLDWDESSSAGKYVRENCKPLRRYVLSEAEEHHQLFDLIESMLEYEPSKRLALADSLKHPFFENGGTSEAAGSKMWEGNRDISR; translated from the exons ATGCAGTGCATTGACCATCGCAG GGGAGGATCCCGCGTTGCTCTGAAAATTATCAAGAATGTGGAGAAATACAAGGAAGCGGCTCGACTGGAGATCAATGTATTGGAGAAGATAAATGAAAAAGACCCTGATAACAAATT CTTGTGCGTACAGATGTATGACTGGTTTGACTACCACGGTCATATGTGCATCTCTTTTGAGCTGCTAGCTCTGAGCACCTTTGACTTTCTGAAGGAAAACAACTACCTGCCCTACTCAATTGGTCAGGTCAGACACATGGCCTACCAAATCTGTCTCGCTGTGAAGT TTCTCCACGACAACAAGCTGACACACACCGACCTAAAACcagagaacatcctgtttgTCAACTCGGACTTCACAATGTCCTTCAATGTAGAGAAG AAACGAGAAGAGCGGACTGTTAAGAGCACAGCAGTGCGAGTGGTGGACTTTGGCAGCGCCACTTTTGACCACGAGCACCACAGCACCATAGTATCTACACGGCATTACCGCGCCCCTGAGGTGATACTAG aGCTGGGCTGGAGTCATCCCTGTGATGTGTGGAGTATTGGCTGTATCCTCTTTGAGTACTACTTGGGCTTCACCTTGTTTCAG ACTCATGACAACAGGGAGCATTTGGCCATGATGGAAAGAATCCTGGGACCAGTACCCTCAAGGATGATCCGTAAGACCAG GAAACAGAAGTATTTCTATCGTGGCCGTCTGGATTGGGATGAGAGCTCCTCAGCGGGAAAATATGTCAGAGAAAACTGCAAACCCTTACGG CGGTATGTCCTGTCAGAGGCGGAGGAGCACCACCAATTATTTGACCTCATCGAAAGCATGTTGGAATACGAGCCCTCTAAGAGGTTGGCGCTGGCTGACTCTTTAAAACACCCATTCTTCGAGAACGGGGGCACTAGTGAGGCAGCAGGCAGCAAGATGTGGGAGGGTAACCGGGACATCAGCCGGTGA
- the LOC142368268 gene encoding uncharacterized protein LOC142368268, whose product MDSLMSLGAPLKQFTSCVSGKSASAKRDTKKSQSVRRSSFARRKSVSRRRSLPCNSQKVPDSWLRSYQDELKKERKRQQAILAKKNAERDVRRTHFRSHHCLPRHTNAARKPAPGKHDSFFGAFQGLSLDGLMGGTGGSPAVAAGAGGDQCKVM is encoded by the exons ATGGATTCCCTCATGTCACTGGGTGCTCCCCTGAAGCAGTTCACCAGCTGCGTGTCGGGGAAGAGCGCCTCTGCCAAGAGAGACACGAAGAAGAGCCAGTCTGTCCGCAGAAGCAGCTTCGCCCGCAGGAAGAGCGTCAGTCGGAGGAGAAGCCTCCCCTGCAACAGCCAGAAAGTCCCAGACTCCTGGCTCAGATCGTACCAGGATGAACTGAAGAAAGAGAG GAAACGTCAGCAAGCCATACTGGCCAAGAAAAATGCCGAAAGGGACGTTAGAAGGACTCACTTCAGGAGCCACCACTGCCTCCCAAGG CACACCAACGCTGCGAGGAAACCAGCGCCAGGGAAGCACGATTCCTTCTTTGGAGCTTTTCAGGGCCTCAGTCTGGACGGACTGATGGGAGGCACTGGTGGATCTCCGGCGGTCGCTGCCGGTGCAGGCGGAGATCAGTGCAAAGTCATGTGA